The following proteins come from a genomic window of Triticum aestivum cultivar Chinese Spring chromosome 6A, IWGSC CS RefSeq v2.1, whole genome shotgun sequence:
- the LOC123127551 gene encoding alkaline phosphatase D, protein MAGSRLVHLFLLILFFPSLRAAPNTTAVVSRIAFGSCANQSAPQPVWEAIVGFDPQVFIWLGDNVYGDNKRPFRVFGRERTVGPWRNVPRFYPATEEELRRKYELAKANPGYAKLRERARVIGTWDDHDYGVNDAGKEYSGKVLSQRLLLDFLDEDEDSPRRKQAGVYASYMFGPEGKRVKVIMLDTRYHRDPLLSDGTILGDPQWQWLERELRGPQSEMTIIGSSIQVVSNLSATTRPLFYVESWACFPRERERLFRLIDSSKRNGVLFISGDVHFGEIARFDCGVQYPLYDITSSGLTQSVENSVPAIFQSVMRLLAWLTPTPMRVFSPNCRHKSCSYGQPNFGAIEIDWNAVTPRVKIELRDLQGNSVDGVEFPISELKPSNAHANKKEGHSFEAHCSLETELPWLLRYRLAMLFFGTIAVFVVALVLVGIACCSATKMFTRKCKMA, encoded by the exons ATGGCCGGCTCCCGGCTCGTCCATCTCTTCCTTCTCATCCTCTTCTTCCCCTCCCTCCGCGCCGCCCCCAACACCACCGCCGTGGTGTCCAGGATCGCATTTGGCTCCTGCGCCAACCAGAGCGCGCCCCAG CCCGTGTGGGAGGCCATCGTGGGGTTCGACCCGCAGGTCTTCATCTGGCTCGGGGACAACGTCTACGGGGACAACAAGCGCCCGTTCCGGGTGTTCGGGAGGGAGCGCACGGTGGGGCCCTGGAGGAACGTGCCGCGCTTCTACCCGGCGACCGAGGAGGAGCTGCGCCGGAAGTACGAGCTGGCCAAGGCTAACCCGGGGTACGCCAAGctgagggagagggctagg GTCATTGGAACATGGGATGACCATGATTATGGAGTGAATGATGCAGGAAAGGAATATAGTGGGAAAGTGTTATCCCAAAGGCTTCTATTAGATTTCCTGGATGAAGACGAAGACAGTCCACG GAGGAAACAAGCAGGTGTTTATGCCTCATACATGTTTGGCCCCGAAGGAAAACGTGTAAAG GTAATAATGTTGGACACCAGATATCACAGAGACCCACTCTTAAGTGATGGAACTATACTTGGAGATCCTCAGTGGCAGTGGCTGGAGAGGGAGCTACGTGGTCCTCAGTCAGAGATGACCATCATTGGATCTTCAATTCAG GTGGTGTCCAATCTTTCTGCCACCACTCGACCTTTGTTCTATGTGGAGTCTTGGGCATGCTTTCCGAGGGAAAGAGAACGGCTGTTTAGACTGATCGATAGCAGTAAG AGAAATGGGGTCTTATTTATTAGTGGTGATGTTCATTTTGGAGAAATCGCTCGTTTTGACTGCGGTGTTCAATATCCATTGTATGATATTACCTCGAGTGGTCTTACTCAGTCTGTCGAGAATTCTGTACCAGCAATATTTCAATCTGTTATGAGACTTCTGGCTTGGCTGACACCAACCCCCATGCGAGTCTTCAGCCCTAACTGCCGTCACAAATCATGCTCATATG GTCAGCCAAATTTTGGAGCAATCGAAATAGATTGGAATGCAGTAACTCCACGGGTTAAAATTGAACTAAGAGATTTACAGGGCAATTCTGTTGATGGTGTGGAGTTCCCTATATCTGAGCTGAAGCCATCAAATGCACATGCAAACAAAAAAGAAGGGCATTCTTTTGAAGCACATTGTAGTCTCGAAACAGAGCTTCCATGGCTGCTACGGTACCGCCTTGCGATGCTATTCTTTGGCACCATTGCCG TTTTTGTCGTTGCTTTGGTGCTTGTCGGAATCGCTTGCTGTTCAGCTACTAAAATGTTTACTAGGAAGTGCAAGATGGCATAG